One region of Cinclus cinclus chromosome 25, bCinCin1.1, whole genome shotgun sequence genomic DNA includes:
- the NLRX1 gene encoding NLR family member X1, whose protein sequence is MSRAMQCQSCLPWGSWAQVPRSLAGSRGARSVSVCAAAVPGPAGRCFLRKILRTSSISLPRGCVRYQGNSQESSAQPGSSRHGQSQLRSVAFSGAIKKHQKSLSAWFSHQPNEERQFGPSFSLDAVHVDPVIRESSLEEILKPSPDLTIQNQLQQPHRKVISLHNLFDVDACGRQVKNVVLYGTVGTGKSTLIKKMVVDWCHGRLPRFELVIPFSCEDLSHSHAHVSLRRLITKKYQHLRDVVPVLEASNLRVLFILNGLERLNLDFRLAGTELCCDPNEPVPPSAIVVNLLRKYLLPEASIIVTTRPSAVRRIPGKYVGRYAEICGFSDTNLQKLYFQMRLSQPGCSGEESQDRSSAEQENLVEMLSRNLERHNQITAACFLPSYCWLVCTTLHFLYFTRTVPPSQTLTGIYTSFLRLNFSGEVVDSTDPTHISMMKYVAKTVGKLAYEGVMSRKICFSEEDLRQCFEVEMKTESELNLLEVFRSDVFRFFLSPCVQPGKEHTFVFTIPAMQEYLAALYVVLGEKKTLAQRVGKELSEVIGKVSEDVAVVVNIISKVLPLRFLPVLFNLLKIFPRYFSRVSGKDRDAIAHTMAQELFKEEDYYNDDVLDQINSSILGVEGPMRHPDEAPDDEVFELFPIFMGGILSRRNRAILEQLGCSIKNLAAFEIAKAMKKTVIRKGRRGLPPSELMDYLFFLHEFQNERFTAEAVRSLRTVNLSSVKMTPLKCSVLASVMSTTCHEVEELNLTSCNLDSSSLRTLFPVLLRCKALHLQLNSLGSEACKEIRDLLLHDKCVVSSLRLANNPVGEQGARYLAEALAKNRSLTQLSLLHTGLGDPGAEAIAQHLAENQHLQELNLGYNSLTDTAALRVVEVAKRHETLDKVHLYFNDISEDGKRALDSLRMDRDGVRALVFLTAGTDVSDYWSHILSVVQRNLPFWDRERVQQHLTLLLQDLESSRSQTANPWRKAKFLRVESEVKKMLGKLQDGSL, encoded by the exons ATGTCCCGGGCCATGCAGTGCCAGAGctgcctgccctggggcagCTGGGCACAGGTGCCACGGtccctggcagggagcaggggagcCCGCAGTGTGTCCGTGTGCGCTGCTGCCGTGCCAG GTCCTGCAGGCAGGTGTTTCCTCAGGAAGATCCTTCGCACAAGCAGCATCTCCCTCCCCAG ggGCTGTGTTCGCTACCAGGGAAACTCCCAGGAGAGCTCTGCCCAGCCGGGCTCCTCTCGCCATGGTCAGTCCCAGCTGAGGAGCGTGGCCTTTTCTG GTGCCATCAAGAAGCACCAGAAGAGCCTGTCTGCGTGGTTCAGCCACCAGCCCAATGAGGAGAGGCAGTTCGGCCCTTCCTTCTCGCTGGATGCCGTCCACGTGGACCCAGTGATCCGGGAGAGCTCCCTGGAGGAGATTCTGAAGCCCTCCCCTGATTTAACCATCCAGaaccagctccagcagccccatAGAAAGGTTATCAGCCTCCACAACCTCTTTGATGTGGACGCCTGCGGGCGGCAGGTGAAGAACGTGGTGCTCTATGGCACCGTGGGCACGGGCAAGAGCACCCTCATCAAGAAGATGGTGGTGGACTGGTGCCACGGGCGCCTGCCCCGCTTCGAGCTGGTCATCCCCTTCTCCTGCGAGGACCTGTCCCACAGCCACGCCCACGTGTCCCTGCGGCGCCTCATCACCAAGAAGTACCAGCACCTCCGGGATGTGGTGCCGGTGCTGGAAGCTTCCAACCTCAGGGTGCTCTTCATCCTCAACGGCCTGGAACGCCTCAACCTGGACTTCCGCCTGGCTGGCACGGAGCTGTGCTGTGACCCCAACGAGCCCGTGCCTCCCTCTGCCATCGTGGTCAACCTGCTGCGGAAGTACCTCCTGCCCGAG gccaGCATCATCGTCACCACGCGCCCCTCGGCCGTGCGCCGCATCCCCGGCAAGTACGTGGGACGCTACGCCGAGATCTGCGGCTTCTCCGACACCAACCTGCAGAAGCTCTACTTCCAGATGCGCCtcagccagcctggctgctccgGAGAGGAGAGCCAGGATCGCAGCTCAGCGGAGCAGGAGAACCTGGTGGAGATGTTGTCGAGGAACTTGGAGCGCCACAACCAAATAACGGCTGCCTGCTTCTTGCCCTCCTACTGCTGGCTGGTGTGCACCACCCTGCACTTCCTCTACTTCACCAGAACGGTTCCTCCCAGCCAGACCCTGACTGGCATCTACACCAGCTTCCTGAGGCTCAACTTCAGCGGGGAGGTGGTGGACAGCACCGACCCCACCCACATCTCCATGATGAAGTACGTGGCCAAGACCGTGGGCAAGCTGGCCTATGAGGGGGTGATGTCCCGCAAGATCTGCTTCTCGGAGGAAGACCTGCGGCAGTGCTTCGAGGTGGAGATGAAGACTGAAAGCGAGCTCAACCTCCTGGAGGTTTTCCGCAGCGACGTCTTCCGCTTCTTCCTCAGCCCGTGTGTGCAGCCGGGCAAGGAGCACACCTTTGTCTTCACCATCCCCGCCATGCAGGAGTACCTGGCAGCCCTGTATGTGGTGCTAGGTGAGAAGAAAACCCTGGCGCAGAGAGTGGGGAAGGAGCTATCAGAGGTCATCGGGAAGGTGAGCGAAGACGTGGCTGTGGTGGTGAACATCATCTCCAAGGTGCTGCCCCTGCGCTTCCTCCCCGTGCTCTTCAACCTGCTCAAGATCTTCCCTCGCTACTTCTCCCGCGTGAGCGGCAAGGACAGGGATGCCATTGCCCACACCATGGCACAGGAGCTGTTCAAAGAGGAGGACTACTACAACGACGATGTCTTGGACCAGATCAACTCCAGCATCCTGGGCGTGGAGGGCCCCATGCGCCACCCCGACGAGGCCCCGGATGATGAGGTCTTCGAGCTCTTCCCCATTTTCATGGGCGGGATCCTGTCCCGCCGCAACCGCGccatcctggagcagctgggctgctcCATCAAGAACCTGGCAGCCTTTGAGATCGCCAAGGCCATGAAGAAGACGGTGATCAGGAAGGGCCGCAGGGGCCTGCCCCCCTCTGAGCTCATGGACTACCTGTTCTTCCTGCACGAGTTCCAGAACGAGCGCTTCACGGCCGAGGCCGTCCGCTCCCTCCGCACTGTCAACCTCTCCTCCGTCAAGATGACCCCTCTCaagtgctctgtgctggcatCTGTCATGAGCACCACGTGTCACGAGGTGGAGGAGCTGAACCTGACCTCCTGCAAcctggacagcagcagcttgAGGACCctcttccctgtcctgctgcgATGCAAAGCTCTCCA TCTGCAGCTCAACAGCCTGGGCTCTGAAGCCTGCAAGGAAATTCGTGACCTGCTCCTGCATGACAAGTGTGTGGTGAGCAGCCTGCG GCTGGCCAATAACCCCGTGGGTGAGCAGGGAGCTCGGTACCTGGCCGAGGCGCTGGCCAAGAACCGCTCGCTGacccagctgtccctgctgcacacGGGGCTGGGGGACCCCGGCGCCGAGGCCATCGCCCAGCACCTGGCTGAGAACCAGCACCTGCAGGAGCTCAACCTGGGCTACAACTCCCTGACGGACACGGCGGCCCTGCGTGTGGTGGAGGTGGCCAAAAGGCACGAGACGCTGGACAAAGTGCA tcTCTACTTCAACGACATCAGCGAGGATGGCAAGAGGGCACTCGACAGCCTGCGCATGGATCGGGATGGCGTCAGGGCTCTGGTTTTCCTCACGGCAGGCACCGACGTCTCCGATTACTGGTCCCACATCCTGAGCGTGGTGCAGAGGAACCTGCCCTTCTGGGACCGTGAGCGGGTCCAGCAGCACCTCACCCTCCTCCTGCAGGACCTGGAGAGCAGCCGCAGCCAGACTGCCAATCCCTGGAGGAAAGCCAAGTTCCTGCGAGTCGAGAGCGAGGTCAAGAAAATGCTGGGGAAACTGCAGGATGGGAGCCTCTAA
- the NHERF4 gene encoding Na(+)/H(+) exchange regulatory cofactor NHE-RF4, with translation MKQTKGLEGDKMSIIKFEFNPKVGIDNPALTLTEDTDGEGVGEPRFYLLTKENTETFGFCLHEELVCPGHVIRQIEMGGVAQRRGLQDGDRLLQVNGHFVDHMDHLRVVQKIKASGNQVLLAVLDGDSYEAAKSLGRDLSQMLPGDIRPRLCHITRDKCGFGFTVSCPEGTKGTFQLSVLQDGPADRAGVPPGSWLLELNGESVKSYSHTQLTKKLKQSGNKVTLLVASSAVEEFYRLRGLRVTAALADTSRLPFKVRELHLVKGPAGYGFLLKEDDCSSGGVGQFLWDVDAGLPAEQAGMKEGDRVLAVNGESIEGLDHEQTVDRIRARENQVTLLVIDPAADEFYHSIGLSPLQFFEDSDAASGSCTPSLPSRSGSPVLCDVEVGPKGPVSWLMAAANSIEIIQSQRQEEQTKLCQAF, from the exons ATGAAGCAAACAAAAG GGCTCGAGGGAGACAAGATGTCCATCAT aaaatttgaATTTAACCCCAAAGTTGGGATCGACAACCCTGCCTTGACACTGACTGAGGACACGG ACGGCGAGGGCGTGGGGGAGCCCCGCTTCTACCTCCTGACCAAGGAGAACACAGAGACCTTCGGCTTCTGCCTGCATGAGGAGCTGGTCTGCCCTGGCCATGTCATCCGGCAGATTGAGATGGGGGGGGTGGCCCAGCGCAGGGGGCTGCAGGACGGGGACCGGCTGCTCCAGGTCAATGGCCACTTCGTGGACCACATGGACCACCTCAGG GTGGTGCAGAAGATCAAGGCCAGCGGGAACCAGGTCCTGCTGGCGGTGCTGGACGGTGACTCCTACGAAGCAGCCaaatccctgggcagggacctGTCCCAGATGCTGCCGGGTGACATCCGCCCGCGCCTCTGCCACATCACCAGGGACAAATGCGGCTTTGGCTTCACTGTGTCGTGTCCAGAAG GCACCAAGGGCACCTTCCAGCTGTCGGTGCTGCAGGACGGGCCAGCCGACAGAGCAGGGGTGCCACCGGgctcctggctgctggagctgaacGGGGAAAGTGTGAAGAGCTACTCCCACACTCAGCTCACCAAAAAG CTGAAGCAGAGCGGCAACAAGGTGACGCTGCTGGTGGCATCCAGCGCCGTGGAGGAGTTCTATCGCCTGCGGGGCCTGCGGGTCACGGCTGCCTTGGCAGACACCTCCAGGCTGCCCTTCAAGGTCCGGGAGCTGCACCTGGTGAAGGGTCCTGCTGGCTACGGGTTCCTGCTCAAGGAGGATGACTGCAGCTCGGGAGGAGTAG GCCAGTTCCTGTGGGATGTGGATGCGGGGCTGCCGGCTGAGcaggcagggatgaaggaagggGACCGTGTGCTGGCAGTGAACGGAGAGAGCATCGAGGGGTTGGACCACGAGCAGACCGTGGACAGGATCCGCGCCCGGGAGAACCAGGTGACACTGCTGGTCATCGACCCTGCTGCTGATGAGTTCTACCACTCG ATTGGGCTGTCCCCCCTGCAGTTCTTTGAGGACAGTGACgctgcctcaggctcctgcACGCCCTCCCTGCCCTCTCGGAGTGGCTCCCCTGTGCTGTGTGACGTTGAGGTGGGACCCAAGGGACCTGTGTCCTGGCTGATGGCTGCTGCCAACAGTATAGAGATCATACAG AGCCAGCGCCAGGAGGAACAGACGAAGCTGTGCCAGGCATTCTAA